In Solanum lycopersicum chromosome 5, SLM_r2.1, the following are encoded in one genomic region:
- the LOC101252876 gene encoding uncharacterized protein isoform X2 produces MNSVTASASAYISLSLSISPPTRKARSKFQLGKCKPLISSNFDCKCRALGEGSQPETQSQTIQPTIYQGVYGPWTIEDSDIREVILYRSGLVTAAASFVLASSVALLPNDSVTSNLIEKNLDLFYAIGSCGLGLSLFLIHIYVTEIKRSLQALWFLGAIGSLATYSTLAHPAGMNLVQYVIENPIAVWFVGPLFASLTGLVFKEGLCYGKLEAGLLTFVIPSLLLGHLTGIMDDGVKITLLSTWLALFVVFAGRKFTQPIKDPQ; encoded by the exons ATGAATTCAGTAACAGCATCGGCATCAGCATACATTTCACTTTCACTTAGCATCTCGCCTCCTACTAGAAAAGCGCGGTCTAAATTTCAGCTAGGCAAATGCAAACCCCTAATATCGTCCAATTTTGACTGCAAGTGCAGGGCTCTGGGAGAAGGCTCTCAGCCAGAGACACAGTCCCAGACGATCCAACCTACAATTTATCAAGGCGTTTATGGCCCTTGGACAATCGAAGACTCTGATATTCGAGAG GTAATTTTGTACAGATCAGGATTAGTAACTGCGGCTGCTTCATTCGTTCTTGCGTCTTCTGTGGCTTTGCTTCCCAATGATTCAGTTACGAGTAACTTGATTGAGAAAAACCTTGATTTGTTTTATGCAATTGGATCGTGTGGACTTGGCCTGTCATTATTTCTTATTCACATTTATGTGACTGAAATTAAACGCTCTCTTCAAGCTTTATGGTTCCTCGGTGCTATCGGATCATTGGCAACATATTCTACCCTTGCTCACCCAGCTGGCATGAATCTAGTTCAATATGTTATCGAGAATCCAATAGCTGTTTGGTTTGTCGGACCACTATTTGCATCATTGACAGGACTTGTGTTCAAGGAAG GACTTTGCTATGGAAAGTTGGAAGCCGGTCTTCTGACATTTGTCATTCCTTCCCTCCTACTGGGGCACCTG ACTGGTATTATGGATGACGGAGTAAAGATTACCCTATTGAGCACATGGTTGGCACTGTTTGTGGTCTTTGCTGGGAGGAAGTTCACTCAGCCTATAAAG GATCCCCAGTGA
- the LOC101252876 gene encoding uncharacterized protein isoform X1: MNSVTASASAYISLSLSISPPTRKARSKFQLGKCKPLISSNFDCKCRALGEGSQPETQSQTIQPTIYQGVYGPWTIEDSDIREVILYRSGLVTAAASFVLASSVALLPNDSVTSNLIEKNLDLFYAIGSCGLGLSLFLIHIYVTEIKRSLQALWFLGAIGSLATYSTLAHPAGMNLVQYVIENPIAVWFVGPLFASLTGLVFKEGLCYGKLEAGLLTFVIPSLLLGHLTGIMDDGVKITLLSTWLALFVVFAGRKFTQPIKDDIGDKSVFIFNDLPEEEKADLIKRLEQQQ; this comes from the exons ATGAATTCAGTAACAGCATCGGCATCAGCATACATTTCACTTTCACTTAGCATCTCGCCTCCTACTAGAAAAGCGCGGTCTAAATTTCAGCTAGGCAAATGCAAACCCCTAATATCGTCCAATTTTGACTGCAAGTGCAGGGCTCTGGGAGAAGGCTCTCAGCCAGAGACACAGTCCCAGACGATCCAACCTACAATTTATCAAGGCGTTTATGGCCCTTGGACAATCGAAGACTCTGATATTCGAGAG GTAATTTTGTACAGATCAGGATTAGTAACTGCGGCTGCTTCATTCGTTCTTGCGTCTTCTGTGGCTTTGCTTCCCAATGATTCAGTTACGAGTAACTTGATTGAGAAAAACCTTGATTTGTTTTATGCAATTGGATCGTGTGGACTTGGCCTGTCATTATTTCTTATTCACATTTATGTGACTGAAATTAAACGCTCTCTTCAAGCTTTATGGTTCCTCGGTGCTATCGGATCATTGGCAACATATTCTACCCTTGCTCACCCAGCTGGCATGAATCTAGTTCAATATGTTATCGAGAATCCAATAGCTGTTTGGTTTGTCGGACCACTATTTGCATCATTGACAGGACTTGTGTTCAAGGAAG GACTTTGCTATGGAAAGTTGGAAGCCGGTCTTCTGACATTTGTCATTCCTTCCCTCCTACTGGGGCACCTG ACTGGTATTATGGATGACGGAGTAAAGATTACCCTATTGAGCACATGGTTGGCACTGTTTGTGGTCTTTGCTGGGAGGAAGTTCACTCAGCCTATAAAG GATGATATAGGAGACAAATCAGTATTCATATTCAACGATTTGCCAGAGGAAGAAAAAGCTGATTTGATCAAGAGACTTGAGCAGCAACAATAA